The window tgaggagtcatgggacagccttccttatgggctgaagggggaggtcttagaggccatgggattccaaagagaagaaggagaacaaggtagaaaaggaagagaaagaaagggaagaagataaggacaacgcagagagattgttctcaatcatctagcagtgttctcatctcaggttagatcaaatctacagtaggctcttgttgtgattacttgggaggttttagatattgtgggcagtgacgtgatccttgtatcccagttattctcttgtggttgttgctagggttttgggcaagagattgagatttgtatattcattattctcatagtggtttagatattgtgggcagtgacgtgatccttgtatcccagttattctcttgtggttgttgctagggttttgggcaagagattgagatttgtatattcattattctcatagtggattatctctagtttgccccgtggtttttacccttcacattgaaggggttttccacgtatatcttggtgttctgtttgattgtgtttccattttattccgctgcgtattttggtcttttagtatttattcctatacaaaagttattcctcACTTTATCACCCGCTGCCTCTACGAGAGAGAGATGCAAGTCTCAAACGATTTATCACCCGCTGCCTCtacgagagggagagagagagagatgcaagtcTCAAACAACATATATGTGACCTCTTAgcttttatttgatttcattattcttcGATTGATGTAAGATTAAATATGTCTATTACTGCTCCGATTCGACGTCATATGAtaaatcattatttatcttcGTATTAGTATAAACAAATCCTCTCGACTGATTACGACAAATGATAACTAATCACACGAGTATTATTATTTAGATGAAAAACATGAATCACGAATGATAGGGAGGAGAAATGAGTACTCCATTGGCAAGGCATATACTCGACGTCACGTAGAGATCAGCCGAGGAGACATTGCCTGGCGTGGAGTAGTCCCAAAGCCAAGCGAAGAGATGTGTATGTATGCTTTGTGATTCCTCCCTCATCGAGCACTGTAATCTTTTGCTGTCGAGCAATGTAATCTTTTGCCATCCACCCATTTGGTGCCATTTCATATGTGAAATCTAATTGGATTTATAATGTACATTGTACTGTTGTAGTAGTAGTAGACACGTACACAGAAACAATAATACATGCATTCACAGGCCacagtgtgtgtgtgttttgggcgtcgacatgtatatatgtatatttgtatatatatatatatatatatatatatatatatatatatatatatatatatatatatatatatatatatatatatatatatatatacatatatatatatatacatatatatatatacatatatatatatatacatatatatatatatacatatatatatatatacatatatatatatatacatatatatatatatatacatatatatatatatatacatatatatatatatacatatatatatatatgtatatatatatatatacatatatatgtatatatatatatgtatatatatatatatatgtatatgtatatatatgtatatatatatatatgtatatatatatgtatatatatatatgtatatatatatatatgtatgtatacaaatatatatgtatatttgtatatatatatatacatatatatatacatacatatatatatatatatatacatatatatatatatacatatatatatatatatatacatatatatatatatatacatatacatatatatatatatacatatatatatatatacatatatatatacatatatatatatatatacatatatatatatatatacatatatatatatatatacatatatatatatatatacatacatatatatatatatatatatatatatatatacatatatatatatatatatacatatatatatatatatatacatatatatatatatatatacatatatatatatatatatatatatatatatatatatatatatatatatatatatatatatatatttggggtCATATAATTGGGGTCAATTATCTATGGGAcctttacttcctttgcaattaAGTTATATGGTCTCTTTCTTGTTATATTTTCTCCTAGGGTCTTTATGCCAACTTCATACTTGACCATATTTGTTAATGCAATGACATTTGTAATGGGCCACATGCAACTTACATTCATTAGTAAGGTTCTTTTGACATTGATTTAATTGTTTGTTTGCTTTGGTTACCAGGCAAGCTAAAGATGTTGTTAGAGCCCTCAAAAAATGTATTGGGCATAAAAGCCCTAAGGTTCAGCTTCTTGCACTTTCAGTAAGTGTATCAAACAGTTTGGCTTCTGGCTGTTTGTTATGTTTTTGTATAGTTGTGTCTTACTGGTTTGTTTTCAATTCTTGATGTGATAATTTGTTTAGTGTCTTTTTGTTAAGGGTATCCTTACCTGAATCTGTTCTTTTATCAGTTCTCTTGTTTTCTAGGTCTTCTTTGTTAAGAAGGATGATGGATTTTCATTTACTTGAAGACATCTTAGATTGTATTTGTTTCTATTTTTTCGTCAATGCTCCATATTTTCTGTTTATGAATTTCATTTTAGTGGCATTATTCAACTTCCATGTTAGATCCTAGTGATTTCTTTAAACTCGATTATTCTACTCTTGTCTTCTGTGGGAATGTGGCAAAGTGGGGCttttaacttatgatcttgaaagCTATATTGTGACTTACATGAATgaattttctaaggctttttcctCATGATTATCTTCTTAGGCCTGAACATTTCCTCAAAAACAAGATGTGATTTTTTTAAAGAAGAAAGGGACATTAGATTTGTGCTTGTTTGTCATGTATCAGTGTGCCATTTTATGATTTGCTTCTTTGTAGGTCAGTTAATGAACTAAAAGATAATAAAACATTGGATTTATTTGTTCTCTCTTCGAATCTGGAGGTTTTTTTATTCGCTCATATCTCAAATCCTCTTGATCTACATCCTCTGTCACGAAATATTTTAAACAGAGTGCCAGTGTTGCTTTTGCTAATATTAGCAACATTGAACTGAATTAAATTTGCAACTTATGCACTGAATCACTTTGAGGCTTAAGGCTTAATCTTTAGTTCAACTCTCATAATAATATTCAAACTCTCAGCCTATTCTCAGAAAATTTATCTGTGCTTTTGTAGCATCATTTCGATAGAGATTACAGTTTCTTCGCTGCATATTATGCATTCTATTGTGCTTTTAGATTGCTTTTTTATTTAGGCTTAATTTTTGGAAAAATTTTGGATGTTGGACAATGTTTTCGATGTCATCAAACTATTAAAGCATACTTTGGTCGCTCTATTCGAGATCCCAGATCCTCTCTTTACAAGCTTATTTGTTGCTTGCCAAGTACCACTTGTGGACCTGTTGCTCTATGGTAAGATCAAGGAACCAGTTGTTAGTTGAACTCTGGAGATCTTTATCTTTTCGGATGAGATAAAACATTTTGCAAACTGGTTGCAGTGATTTTTTTTGGAGAAGAGATTAGTTATATGTTATGCTAAGAGGTTGTTGCAGTTATCTTCACTGTTAGAGTTGAAATAAATCTACCAAGTTGAAGAGGAAACTGAGAGTTGAAATAAAGAAGAAGGTTCTAAGTTTAAGATATTTTCTCGTTTACTATCTTTTACTGAATGCTGAGAGTTGTATTTCTTCAACGGCCTTACAGTTTCGATTGTTATTTTTGCTGTATGATTTTTCAATTATTGGTACATTTCAGAAATAAAGTGCTAATTGAAccaattaattttttgataaaattattgtCAAACTATGATTCCATTGTTCTATATTCTCTGATATTATTTCTAATTTTCCTCCATCAGAGAGCTTGAGCTGTATTTCCTCAGAGATCTGAGAGGTTTGCACTTGTATTTACGCCACAAACATGGCCTCTGGGATCCTATCCTCCGTAAGTGCGAAATCCTGATTATCAAAATGAAGCATCTGAATCTTCAATAGCATCTAATTTTCCTGCTTTGAGGTGTTTCCCTATTCTCATCAGTTATTTAGAATGAACTTCATCACACCTAAGCTTTGGttctgatataaaatttatttaattttccaGTTTCACAGAGATTCAGAATGCCAATGGTATATTTGGATTCTCGTTTCTTAATATTTGGGATAATCAACATAAGCGTATTTTATAGTTTTTTCATTTCTATTTAACTTTAATTCAAACGTAATGATAAAAAGTTAGTTCATGTCTACCTAACACTTTTCGTCTTTTTTGACCACTGCAATGTAAGTATTTTGAtgactatttaaaattttatttaatatatcttAAATATTAGTTTGATGGTATAACAGACTAATTTACCAAAATCAGAGTTCAAAAgctcatttaatatatttttatatcttaactatttttaaatattaatttaattataatatattttttaaaatattaattataatatatttttaaatatttaattatactattttatattttaaatattaatttatatcttaaaatattttaaatattttatattttaaatattaaattaattataaaaaaatatattaaatttatttataaaattttaagagtTCGAAATTTCACAATATAATCCACAAGGCCTAGAACAAAGGCAACAGTAAGAACACCGAACTCGAACAGCGGTGGAGTAGGTTAATTAAACTAGTCATTCACGAGTCCCACCGTCCCCGCCGCGTCCACTATGCGACAAACCACTTTGCCGGCCTTTTACACGCGTCCGGCTGTGGACGCCGCAGGCGACCTCAGTGACGTCGCCTCGTCCACACGCCTCGCGGCGCGCGGCGGAAGGCGCAGGTCACGCTGTCGGTCGCCCACGTTGCCTTACGTTACGCACGCCTTTTAACGCAAGGAAAATAACGGCCGTTACGACCCTTCTACCTCTCTCCCGCCTTTTCTAGAAGTGCGAAGAATACTTGTAAACCAGAAACTTGATGCTTAACGGAACGTTATAAACTTTATTATAACGGTTTTGGGGGTGTCCGTTACAGCGGCCAATAAATAAGCGTACCAGATCTATATGTTGGCTTTAAGGTGTCGCCAAACCCTTTCTTTTTTAACCACAAAAGAACGTAGAGGGATCGAAGGCCAATCTGTTACCTCTGTATCTCTCGAGCTGGATGCGATTCGAGTCACTTCGATTCATCTGTCTTGTAATGATTGATGCGATCTTGATTGCTTGATCTCCAAGAATAAGCGCTGGAGAACGGGGGATCTGAAGCCGATCGGCGATGAACCTTAATTCGACCGTCTACAAGAGGATGCCTTCCAGGGACCTCGCTGACGACCTCGATCGAGGGGACGATGCATCAGGTGGttgctcttcttttttcttcttcgatTTTGTCTCGTTTTCTCGGTTGTCCTGTGGATTTACGTTCGGGTTGTGGCATTAGCTGCGTTGGTGAGTGTGGTGGATCAGAACAGTGGCAATCCTTCCTGGAAGCTGTCTTTGCCTCACGTTTGCGTCGCGACCGTATCCTCCTTCCTGTTCGGGTACCATCTTGGGTGAGTGCTGTGGTTTGTTATTGTATTTGTTTGGGATCTATGGGGATGCGAGGGGTTGTATGAAGTTGTGGTCTCTGTGTGGATCGTTTGGATTGAAGGGTTGTGAATGAGCCGCTGGAGAGCATCTCGATGGATCTTGGATTCGCCGGGAACACGCTGGCGGAAGGTAATTTCCACAGCATCTGCGGTTTCGTGTTATACTACTTCTCCTGTGTTCATTTTGCTATGGTGGCAGTGACTGTTGTCGATCTGATATAGGTTTTGTGGTGAGCATGTGTTTGGGAGGCGCGCTCATTGGGTGCTTGTTTAGTGGGTGGATCTCCGATGGAATAGGGCGGCGCAGGGCCTTCCAGTTGACcgcgttgcccatgattcttgggGCTTTTTTGAGGTAATACAAGATCGAAGATTCCATCAGGAATTCCTCCTCATTTTCCATTCAACCATCTGTCCTCTGGTATCAGTTTAGTCCCATTGCACTTTCCAGATGTTCTTTCATCTGTGTGTGAGAAACAAGTAACGTGCTCTCTGCATAGCTAGAAACAAGTACTGGATTTAGTCTGATTTCAAGCTACTAATCAAAATGATAAGGAATGTTTTATTTTCTTGAGCACAAGAAGTCACTACTTGATATTTGCCGCTTTTTAAGTGCATTTCGTGGCATGCATCTGCAGTGCATCGAGTAGAAGTTTGGAAGGCATGCTTTTTGGCAGATTTCTTGTGGGAACAGGGATGGGTCTAGGACCGACTGTAGCATCGCTTTATGTGACAGAGGTATGCAGAATGTATATTTTGGATAATTTGTTTGTTCAACATCCACATTTACTTCATATTTTGTATCTGACTCTCTTTATTGTCCCAACTTGCTCATATGGTTAGGTTTCTCCTCCTATGGTGAGAGGTACTTATGGTAGTTTTATCCAGATTGCAACATGCCTCGGGCTGATAGCAGCCCTTTTTATTGGCATTCCAGTCAAGGAAGTGGTGGGATGGTAACTTATCAGATTTAAGAAACTCTTATTCATATATTCTTTGATTGCCTTTTCCCAAACAATTACAGACAAAACTCATGGTTGCAGGTGGCGAGTGTGCTTTTGGGTTTCTGCTGTTCCTGCTGCTTTGCTTGCTCTCTGTATGGAATTCTGTGCTGAAAGTCCTCATTGGCTTTATAAGGTCATCTTCTTTATCTCTGCTTCTCCACTTGTCCACCCTCTTAATCTGATATACTTGATCTTTTTCAGCTTCATAGGTTCTTATGCCCTTGCAAATGATGGTTTGGAAAATATTGGCAATCTTGACATTACAAATGATTTGAAAATCATTGACAAGGGTAACACAAGTTTTGGTTGATGGCTCATTTAAGTTTATCTCCATGTAGATCAATATAATAGAGTAACATAGAACAAAATGTTGAAGCATAAAAAACAGATTATCAAATCTATGACATGTAGGTTCAAAGGAATGTTTGTCAATCATCTTTGAAGTTGTATTGAAATTTTGAGAAGTACAGAAATATGTATCTTCTGAtatcataatattaaatattagatAAATAAACTTGTAAATCAGTTGATTTAGTATTTTGAAGAGTAAAAAATAGGTACAGTCTCAAGAAATCTTTAAATTCATGTTAGATTTGAGGAAAAAGACAGGTATATTCGAACTGAGATATGGACTAATTTAAAACTTGGCTCCGTATTAACTTTCCTAACAAGAAGAGTTGGGTAATATAAttgcctattcctactatctctaTAGTTAAATAAGATCTGTGAACAAGATTACCCTTACCTTAGTTATTCCCCTGTTATCATAATTGAAATGGAAACTATTTCAAAAAAATTGAACGATGAAAACATACTTTGGTTTTTCCAAATATTGCTGGTCAAATCAACATAAATGAATGGTGTAAAAAATGTTAatgcatgaaaaaaaaataattatgtaagACCATTTCAAGTAATGATCCAATTGAATAATCCCGATCCAAATATTGCTTAATGACTGCATACAAAATTCaacttgttttaatttttttgtgtaattaaatctgttttttctatttcatatattaaatacattagatatgttatttttattatttttagattgtgTACATCGATCTTCCAAAACCCTCCATTGGTAGAAGCTCCTGCATCAGGCCGCTTTTTGATGTATATGTTagaattttctaaaaaaaaaaaaaatttcattgatAGGCCATTTAACGTCATATTTATATCCAATTATGATAGTCATCAACACTTAAGGATTGATTTTGAGATGATAGAACTGAGGATTTGATCGTAAGATTCTTTTATTTTTGCCATTTGGTCTACCACCCAGGTGCTTGTCTGCTATGTTACCACTCGGTAAGTTCCACTGTTAGGGATCATCAAGCTATTTTAGAATGTTGGAAGCTCTTAAACTTGGTTCCTCTTGAGGAAAGAAAATGATGTTTTAAGAATTTTGTTTTGAATTTCTATATTCGATGTGAAACTACATTAAAATTTGCAAAATGATATTTGTTTATGATAGTACTTATGGCTGATTGTTGGTCTTCTACAGCGTGGAAGAATTGGTGAAGCAGAAGTTGAGTTTGAAAGGCTCTTGGGAGGATCTCATGTCAAGTCAGCAATGGCAGAACTATCCCGGTCAGACAGAGGGGACGATAGTGAAAGCATAAAATATTCTGAACTATTTTACGGCCGGCATTTCAGAGGTTCCATTGCATGCACAAATGCTTCATAAATCTTTGTTGACTTGTTCCCATTGTTCTTATattgaataatatatttatatgtatatctatttgtTCATTGCATTTCCCTCTTTTTCCTGCTA of the Musa acuminata AAA Group cultivar baxijiao chromosome BXJ2-10, Cavendish_Baxijiao_AAA, whole genome shotgun sequence genome contains:
- the LOC104001005 gene encoding probable plastidic glucose transporter 2 isoform X3; protein product: MNLNSTVYKRMPSRDLADDLDRGDDASAALVSVVDQNSGNPSWKLSLPHVCVATVSSFLFGYHLGVVNEPLESISMDLGFAGNTLAEGFVVSMCLGGALIGCLFSGWISDGIGRRRAFQLTALPMILGAFLSASSRSLEGMLFGRFLVGTGMGLGPTVASLYVTEVSPPMVRGTYGSFIQIATCLGLIAALFIGIPVKEVVGWWRVCFWVSAVPAALLALCMEFCAESPHWLYKRGRIGEAEVEFERLLGGSHVKSAMAELSRSDRGDDSESIKYSELFYGRHFRVVFIGTMLFALQQLSGINAVFYFSSAVFRSAGVPSEIANVCVGFANLSGSIIAMLLMDKLGRKILLLGSFLGMAASMGLQVVATTLHHQDSWHVYLSVGGMLLL
- the LOC104001005 gene encoding probable plastidic glucose transporter 2 isoform X1 — translated: MNLNSTVYKRMPSRDLADDLDRGDDASAALVSVVDQNSGNPSWKLSLPHVCVATVSSFLFGYHLGVVNEPLESISMDLGFAGNTLAEGFVVSMCLGGALIGCLFSGWISDGIGRRRAFQLTALPMILGAFLSASSRSLEGMLFGRFLVGTGMGLGPTVASLYVTEVSPPMVRGTYGSFIQIATCLGLIAALFIGIPVKEVVGWWRVCFWVSAVPAALLALCMEFCAESPHWLYKRGRIGEAEVEFERLLGGSHVKSAMAELSRSDRGDDSESIKYSELFYGRHFRVVFIGTMLFALQQLSGINAVFYFSSAVFRSAGVPSEIANVCVGFANLSGSIIAMLLMDKLGRKILLLGSFLGMAASMGLQVVATTLHHQDSWHVYLSVGGMLLFVLAFALGAGPVPGLLLPEIFPNKIRAKAMALCMSVHWVVNFFVGLLFLRLLEQLGAKMLYSMFASFCLTAAIFVGKNVIETKGKSLQEIEISLLSAV
- the LOC104001005 gene encoding probable plastidic glucose transporter 2 isoform X2, yielding MNLNSTVYKRMPSRDLADDLDRGDDASAALVSVVDQNSGNPSWKLSLPHVCVATVSSFLFGYHLGVVNEPLESISMDLGFAGNTLAEGFVVSMCLGGALIGCLFSGWISDGIGRRRAFQLTALPMILGAFLSASSRSLEGMLFGRFLVGTGMGLGPTVASLYVTEVSPPMVRGTYGSFIQIATCLGLIAALFIGIPVKEVVGWWRVCFWVSAVPAALLALCMEFCAESPHWLYKRGRIGEAEVEFERLLGGSHVKSAMAELSRSDRGDDSESIKYSELFYGRHFRVVFIGTMLFALQQLSGINAVFYFSSAVFRSAGVPSEIANVCVGFANLSGSIIAMLLMDKLGRKILLLGSFLGMAASMGLQVVATTLHHQDSWHVYLSVGGMLLFVLAFALGAGPVPGLLLPEIFPNKIRAKAMALCMSVHWSN